A genomic stretch from Thauera sp. GDN1 includes:
- a CDS encoding prephenate dehydrogenase/arogenate dehydrogenase family protein, whose translation MPLIGKLVVCGVGLIGGSFALALRHAHAVGRIVGIGRRREPLERARALGVIDDIAEDWADALDGADMVLLAAPVGQMDAIMAAMAPHLQPGTIVTDAGSTKRDVVDAVQRHFDAALADVVPAHPIAGAEKSGVEAAFAELYMGRKVVLTPLPESRPEAVQKVRDAWEACGAKVVGMTPQEHDRVFAAVSHLPHLLAFGLVDDLAGRSNAPLLFSHAASGFRDFTRIAGSHPEMWRDICVANRVALLEELDAYLGELGRLRTMLVEADGDGLEAVFERARRARNAWAEGLPLRTAE comes from the coding sequence ATGCCCCTGATCGGCAAGCTCGTCGTCTGCGGCGTCGGCCTCATCGGCGGCTCCTTCGCGCTCGCCTTGCGCCATGCGCATGCGGTCGGCCGCATCGTCGGCATCGGCCGCCGCCGCGAGCCGCTCGAGCGCGCGCGCGCGCTGGGCGTCATCGACGACATCGCGGAAGACTGGGCGGATGCGCTCGACGGTGCCGACATGGTGCTGCTCGCGGCGCCGGTGGGCCAGATGGATGCGATCATGGCGGCCATGGCGCCGCACCTGCAGCCAGGCACGATCGTCACCGACGCCGGCAGCACCAAGCGCGACGTGGTCGATGCGGTGCAGCGGCACTTCGACGCGGCGCTGGCCGACGTGGTGCCGGCGCATCCGATCGCCGGCGCCGAGAAGAGCGGCGTAGAGGCGGCCTTCGCCGAACTCTACATGGGGCGCAAGGTGGTGCTGACGCCGCTGCCCGAGAGCCGTCCGGAGGCGGTGCAGAAGGTGCGCGACGCCTGGGAGGCGTGCGGGGCGAAGGTCGTCGGCATGACGCCGCAGGAGCACGACCGCGTGTTCGCCGCGGTGAGCCATCTCCCGCACCTGCTCGCCTTCGGCCTGGTCGATGACCTCGCCGGACGCAGCAACGCGCCGCTGCTGTTCTCGCACGCGGCCAGCGGCTTCCGCGACTTCACCCGCATCGCCGGCAGTCATCCGGAGATGTGGCGCGACATCTGCGTCGCCAACCGGGTGGCGCTGCTGGAAGAGCTCGATGCCTATCTCGGCGAACTCGGGCGCCTGCGCACGATGCTGGTCGAGGCCGACGGCGACGGGCTCGAGGCGGTGTTCGAGCGCGCGCGGCGCGCCCGCAACGCCTGGGCCGAAGGCCTGCCGCTGCGCACCGCCGAATAG